Proteins encoded together in one Peribacillus asahii window:
- a CDS encoding DHH family phosphoesterase, producing MPSFFKERSIRSPLYGLFIVAVLCIGMFAYYNWIIAAIGVVVVSGLFYLTIKKMILHQRRTEEYITTLSYRLKKVGEEALLEMPIGIMLINEDYYIEWTNPFLASCFAEDSLAGRSLYDVAESLVPLVKQEIEMDIVTLNERKFKVIHKRDERLLYFFDVTEQVEIEKTYEDERTVIATIYLDNYDELTQGMDDQRKSSLNSLVTSLLDKWAKENGVFLKRTSSERFITVFNENILHQLEKGKFTILDEIRETTAKQNVPLTLSIGVGSGVSSLPELGALAQSSLDLALSRGGDQVAIKQSNGKVKFFGGKTNPMEKRTRVRARVISHALKDMVLESDKVIVMGHKNPDMDAIGSAIGILKVAQMNERDGYIVIDRQQLDNSVRRLMAEIENKPELYTRFISPDEVLEMVTDETLLVVVDTHKPSMVMDERVLNRIDKVVVIDHHRRGEEFINHSLLVYMEPYASSTAELVTELLEYQPKRSKIDMLESTALLAGIIVDTKSFTLRTGSRTFDAASYLRARGADTVLVQKFLKEDVDTYIERAKLIKEVSFYKQGIAIATSKDNAIHNQVLIAQAADTLLSMDGVLASFVIAKRSEDTVGISARSLGDINVQVIMEMLNGGGHLTNAAAQQIGSVEEVEKRLLEAIDEYLEGGQKE from the coding sequence ATGCCATCTTTTTTTAAGGAGCGTTCGATACGATCTCCATTGTATGGGCTGTTTATTGTCGCTGTTTTATGTATAGGTATGTTTGCGTATTATAATTGGATAATCGCAGCTATTGGAGTAGTTGTCGTATCAGGCTTATTTTATTTGACGATAAAAAAAATGATTCTGCATCAACGTCGAACAGAAGAGTATATTACAACCTTATCTTACCGATTAAAGAAAGTCGGTGAGGAAGCCTTATTAGAAATGCCGATTGGGATTATGTTAATTAATGAAGATTATTATATCGAATGGACAAATCCATTTTTAGCGTCTTGCTTTGCCGAGGATTCGCTCGCAGGAAGGTCGCTGTATGATGTCGCAGAGTCTCTTGTCCCGCTTGTAAAGCAAGAAATTGAGATGGACATAGTGACATTAAACGAGCGTAAATTTAAAGTCATTCATAAACGAGATGAACGATTACTGTATTTCTTCGATGTGACAGAGCAAGTAGAAATAGAAAAAACGTATGAAGATGAAAGAACGGTTATTGCAACGATTTATTTAGATAACTATGATGAGTTAACACAGGGCATGGACGACCAACGTAAAAGCAGCTTGAATAGTTTAGTTACTTCTTTGCTTGATAAGTGGGCAAAAGAAAATGGCGTGTTTTTGAAACGAACATCATCTGAGCGTTTTATAACGGTCTTTAATGAAAATATTCTTCATCAGTTAGAAAAAGGAAAGTTTACAATATTAGATGAGATTCGCGAAACGACAGCGAAGCAAAATGTTCCGCTAACTTTAAGTATTGGTGTTGGTTCTGGAGTTTCATCTTTACCTGAGCTAGGGGCCCTTGCTCAATCAAGCTTAGATTTGGCATTAAGCCGTGGTGGAGACCAAGTTGCAATTAAGCAGTCAAATGGAAAAGTAAAATTCTTTGGCGGTAAAACAAACCCGATGGAGAAGCGCACAAGAGTGCGGGCTCGCGTTATTTCTCACGCTTTAAAGGACATGGTACTTGAAAGTGATAAAGTGATTGTTATGGGCCATAAAAATCCCGATATGGATGCAATTGGATCAGCGATTGGGATTTTAAAAGTAGCTCAAATGAATGAGCGCGATGGATATATTGTCATTGATCGACAACAGCTCGATAATAGTGTTCGTCGTTTAATGGCTGAAATTGAAAATAAGCCGGAATTATATACACGCTTTATTTCACCAGATGAAGTATTAGAGATGGTTACGGATGAAACATTGCTTGTTGTAGTGGATACACATAAGCCATCGATGGTGATGGATGAGCGCGTGTTAAACCGCATCGATAAAGTAGTTGTGATTGATCATCATCGTCGTGGCGAAGAGTTCATTAATCATTCTTTACTTGTTTATATGGAGCCTTATGCATCTTCTACAGCCGAGCTTGTGACCGAATTACTTGAATATCAACCAAAACGAAGTAAAATTGATATGCTGGAGTCAACAGCGCTGCTTGCTGGAATCATTGTGGATACGAAAAGCTTTACACTTCGCACAGGCTCACGTACGTTTGATGCTGCGTCTTATTTGCGGGCACGTGGAGCGGATACTGTTCTTGTGCAAAAGTTTTTAAAGGAAGATGTTGATACGTATATTGAACGAGCAAAGTTGATTAAGGAGGTTTCCTTTTATAAGCAAGGGATTGCGATTGCCACCTCTAAAGACAATGCCATTCATAATCAAGTATTAATTGCGCAAGCAGCCGATACACTTCTCTCAATGGATGGAGTATTAGCATCATTTGTGATAGCAAAACGTTCTGAAGACACAGTTGGGATCAGCGCCCGCTCACTTGGTGATATTAACGTTCAAGTGATTATGGAAATGTTGAATGGAGGCGGCCATCTTACGAATGCAGCAGCTCAGCAAATTGGCTCTGTTGAAGAAGTAGAAAAAAGATTGCTTGAAGCCATTGATGAATACTTAGAAGGAGGACAAAAAGAATGA
- a CDS encoding YybS family protein — protein sequence MNKGKKIAEGGMLLALYSILLFITIHIPFLGMITFFLLPIPFVLVMIKESISWSIGFLAVASVLGIIIGTILSLPTVLLTGVMGIVIGYHVKHNKSTIQMFISSVLAFTAGSLLILIATNIILDMNVVDETLTMVEESMETSFDMMDMLGQNVTDDMKQQMRDSIEMIPMMIPSMLVISAMVMAYIFILASQPFIKRFSDKVVKWPLFRELRLPKSILWYYLIILVATFFMNTDDHSYVNMAILNLMFILQLFILLQGFSLIFYISYVKGWGKFVPILITVVSLLNPIFLTIVRILGIIDLGFPFREAITKSK from the coding sequence TTGAATAAAGGAAAGAAAATTGCTGAAGGCGGTATGCTTTTAGCTCTGTACAGTATTTTATTATTTATAACGATACATATCCCGTTCCTAGGAATGATTACTTTTTTCTTGTTACCCATCCCTTTTGTATTAGTAATGATTAAAGAAAGCATTTCTTGGTCAATCGGATTTTTAGCTGTGGCCTCTGTACTGGGGATCATTATTGGAACTATTTTATCCTTGCCTACCGTTTTGTTAACGGGAGTAATGGGAATCGTTATCGGATATCATGTAAAACATAATAAATCAACGATTCAGATGTTTATTAGTTCAGTTCTTGCTTTTACAGCCGGGAGTTTACTCATCCTTATTGCCACGAATATCATATTAGACATGAATGTAGTAGATGAAACGTTAACGATGGTTGAGGAATCGATGGAAACATCCTTTGATATGATGGATATGCTTGGGCAAAATGTAACAGATGATATGAAGCAGCAAATGCGTGATTCGATTGAGATGATTCCAATGATGATTCCAAGTATGCTAGTTATTTCTGCCATGGTAATGGCGTATATATTCATTCTAGCTTCTCAACCGTTTATCAAGCGATTTAGTGACAAAGTGGTGAAATGGCCGCTTTTTCGTGAACTTCGTCTGCCCAAAAGTATTTTATGGTATTATTTAATTATACTTGTAGCTACTTTTTTCATGAATACGGATGATCATAGCTATGTGAATATGGCGATATTAAATTTGATGTTTATTTTGCAATTATTTATCCTTTTACAAGGCTTTTCACTTATTTTTTATATAAGTTACGTGAAAGGTTGGGGAAAATTTGTACCTATTTTAATTACCGTTGTATCGTTACTAAATCCGATTTTCCTTACTATCGTCCGGATATTAGGTATAATAGATTTAGGATTTCCATTTCGTGAGGCAATTACGAAGTCGAAGTAG
- the rpsR gene encoding 30S ribosomal protein S18, which yields MAGGRRGGRAKRRKVCYFTANGITNIDYKDVDLLKKFVSERGKILPRRVTGTSAKYQRKLTIAIKRARTMALLPYVSGE from the coding sequence ATGGCAGGTGGACGTAGAGGTGGACGTGCTAAACGTCGTAAAGTTTGTTATTTCACAGCAAACGGAATCACTAACATTGACTACAAAGATGTAGATTTACTTAAAAAATTCGTTTCAGAACGTGGTAAAATTTTACCACGTCGTGTAACAGGTACAAGCGCTAAATACCAACGTAAATTAACGATTGCTATTAAACGCGCACGTACTATGGCATTATTACCATATGTATCTGGTGAATAA
- the rplI gene encoding 50S ribosomal protein L9: MKVIFLKDVKGKGKKGEVKNVADGYAHNFLLKQGLAVEANNANIKTLEAQQNKEQVLAAEELQQAKELKETLEKLTVELSAKAGEGGRLFGSITTKQIADELQKKHGIKIDKRKMDLADGIRSLGHTKFPVKLHHEVTATLTVHVKEIK; the protein is encoded by the coding sequence ATGAAAGTTATTTTTCTAAAAGATGTAAAAGGTAAAGGGAAAAAAGGAGAAGTGAAAAACGTAGCGGACGGCTATGCACATAACTTCTTATTAAAGCAAGGATTAGCAGTAGAAGCGAATAATGCAAATATCAAAACATTAGAGGCACAACAAAATAAAGAGCAAGTGCTGGCTGCAGAAGAGTTACAACAAGCAAAAGAGTTAAAAGAAACGTTAGAGAAATTAACAGTTGAGCTTTCTGCAAAGGCAGGAGAAGGCGGTCGATTATTTGGATCGATTACAACGAAACAAATTGCTGATGAACTTCAAAAGAAACATGGTATTAAAATCGACAAACGTAAAATGGATTTAGCAGATGGCATTCGTTCTTTAGGACATACGAAATTCCCAGTAAAACTTCATCATGAAGTAACAGCTACACTAACTGTTCATGTAAAAGAAATTAAGTAA
- a CDS encoding YjcZ family sporulation protein, translating into MPNGNSFGVGGGFACVAVLFILLIIVGANF; encoded by the coding sequence ATGCCAAATGGTAATAGCTTTGGAGTTGGCGGAGGTTTTGCATGTGTAGCTGTTTTATTTATCCTCCTAATCATCGTTGGAGCTAATTTTTGA